From a region of the Andrena cerasifolii isolate SP2316 chromosome 13, iyAndCera1_principal, whole genome shotgun sequence genome:
- the LOC143375715 gene encoding sorting nexin-4: MEEVFQNGNYQREANANITTTETQKEDSLLDHMEISIVEAEKRANGALNLREFYTVYLIETKVTDPDFKGALTKASSLWRRYTEFELLRAYLEISYPYIVLPPLPEKKVLYAWQKVTTDTFDPDFVDRRRAGLENFLLRVASHPILSHDEHFMGFLQQKDGWRESIKESGYLQIAESKLKALSVAVRLRKPDKRFETIKNYGIELQNNLCNLLRVRARLVEKQYSLYKLHANYGRVFSEWSAIEREMGDGLQKSGHYLDSLAATIDTTLEEEELIADQLKEWLFGASALQAVVKRREALQLSKDEAHDALTATFEQKEKVMQGKSSLMSRLFGSVDTEEVRELKILQLEQRIAQHEEAVKRVDEDLKSFSIKAMMDIERFQHQKVVDLKEILAAYCILKFKLARKGLQAWQHIKTCLESMP, from the exons ATGGAAGAGGTGTTTCAGAACGGGAATTATCAGCGGGAGGCGAACGCGAACATAACAACTACGGAGACGCAGAAAGAG GATTCGTTACTCGATCACATGGAGATCTCGATAGTCGAGGCTGAGAAGCGAGCAAATGGAGCACTGAACTTAAGAGAATTTTATACAGTTTACCTCATTGAGACTAA AGTCACCGATCCAGACTTCAAGGGTGCGCTGACTAAAGCGAGTTCTTTGTGGCGTCGATACACAGAATTTGAATTACTGCGAGCTTATTTAGAAATTTCATACCCGTATATTGTGCTGCCTCCGTTACCAGAAAAGAAAGTGCTCTACGCATGGCAGAAAGTTACCACTGACACATTTGATCCCGATTTTGTTGACCGGCGTAGAGCAGGTCTCGAG AATTTTCTCCTGAGGGTAGCGTCGCATCCTATACTGTCTCACGACGAGCATTTCATGGGATTTTTACAACAGAAAGATGGCTGGCGAGAAAGTATTAAAGAATCTG GATACTTGCAGATAGCAGAATCAAAGTTAAAAGCACTGAGCGTAGCGGTGCGATTAAGGAAACCAGACAAGCGGTTTGAAACAATAAAGAATTATGGAATTGAACTTCAG AATAATTTATGCAATCTTCTTCGTGTACGTGCGCGACTAGTAGAAAAGCAATACAGTTTGTACAAGCTACACGCAAATTACGGCCGCGTGTTCAGCGAATGGAGTGCCATAGAGAGAGAAATGGGCGATGGATTGCAG AAATCGGGCCACTATCTGGATTCATTAGCAGCAACGATAGACACAACTCTTGAGGAAGAAGAGCTGATAGCAGATCAATTAAAAGAATGGTTGTTCGGCGCTTCTGCGTTACAAGCAGTTGTCAAGCGAAGAGAGGCTTTACAATTATCTAAAGATGAAGCTCACGACGCCTTGACTGCTACTTTCGAACAGAAGGAGAAAGTCATGCAAG GTAAATCGAGCCTGATGTCTCGATTGTTTGGTTCCGTGGACACGGAAGAGGTTCGTGAACTGAAAATTCTGCAACTGGAGCAAAGAATTGCACAGCACGAAGAAGCTGTGAAGCGAGTAGATGAAGATTTAAA ATCGTTCTCTATTAAAGCAATGATGGATATAGAGAGATTTCAACATCAGAAGGTAGTAGACTTGAAAGAAATTTTGGCAGCTTATTGCATCTTGAAGTTCAAACTCGCGAGAAAG GGGCTACAAGCTTGGCAGCATATCAAGACTTGTCTCGAAAGTATGCCATAA